The sequence CGCCATGGTGGCGGAGACCTCCTTCGGCAACTACGGCGAGTTTTCGGAGATGCACATCACCGTCTCCGTCGGCATCACCACCTGGCCGGAAAACGGCTACGCCGAGCATGAAATCATCAAGGTGGCCGACCAAGCCCTCTACCGGGCCAAGGGGAGCGGCCGGAACCACGTCTGCGCGATTTAGCGGCTTTGCAAAAGCGGGTCGGCGGCCCAATGCCCGCGCCCCGGTTTTAGGGGAGAGGCCAAAAGCCGGTTCATAAAACCCTTGGCGGCGGATACGGAGGCGAAAAGCGGCCTGCCCCGTGCCAGGTTGGCGCAAATGGCGGCTGAAAAAATGCACCCGGAGCCATGCACCGCTTTGGCCTTGGCCCGGCGGGCTTTCAGCCAGAAGCTTTTTTTGCCGTCAAAGAAAAAATCGTTGGCGTCGCCGCCGCGATGCCCCCCTTTTATCACCACGGCGTGCGGGCCGAAGCCAAGAAGTTTTTGGGCCGCTTTGCGGTAATCTTCTTCGCTCTTGATTTTCATCCCGGAAAGCGTTTCCGCCTCCGGCAGATTGGGGGTGATTAAAGCGGCCAAGGGAAAAAGTTTTTTCACCATCACCTCCGCCCCTTCGACGGTCAAAAGCCGCGCGCCGGATTTGGAAACCAGCACCGGGTCGACGACCAGATTGCGAATCCGCTCCGATTTCAACTTGCGGGCCACCACGGAAACGATGTCGGCATCCGCCAGCATCCCGGTTTTGACCGCCGCCACTTTGAAATCGTCAAAAATCGCCTCCAGCTGGCTTTCCACCTCCTCCGGATACATCGGGCAGGAATCCAGAACCTCGCGGGTGTTCTGGGCGGTGACAGCGGTGACAACCGAGGTGCCGAAAACCTTGAAGGACGCGAAGGTTTTCAAATCGGCCTGAAGGCCGGCCCCGCCGCCGGAATCGGAGCCGGCGATGGTTAAAGCGATGGGGAATTTTTTCACTTCAAAAACTCAAGCATCCTATTTAGAGCCAGCAAAGCGTCTTTTTTAACATCCTCTTCGACGATGATTTCGTTCACTTTTCCCAAATTATCGAGGGTGAAGGCCAAATCGGCCAAAGTCGTGCGGAACATATTGACGCAGATGGGGCAGGTCTGGCCGGAGAGGTCCAGAATTTTTTTGTCGGGGTGCTCGTCCGCCAGCCGGGAGACCAGATTTAGTTCCGTGCCGATGGCAATCACAGAGCCGGGAGGTTGTTCTTTGACGTATTTGACGATGAAAGTGGTGGAGCCGGCAACATCCGCTTTTTGCACCACTTCCGGAATGCATTCCGGATGGACGACGATTTTGATGCCGGGATAACGCATCCGCATCTCTTCCACGTGCTCCGGACGGAAGTTGGTATGCACGTGGCAGTATCCCTTCCAGAGAATCAAGCGGGCATTTTTTATGGCTTCGGGAGAATTCCCTCCCAATTCCTTTTTGAAATCCCAAATGATTATTTCAGA comes from Verrucomicrobiia bacterium and encodes:
- the thiD gene encoding bifunctional hydroxymethylpyrimidine kinase/phosphomethylpyrimidine kinase, with translation MKKFPIALTIAGSDSGGGAGLQADLKTFASFKVFGTSVVTAVTAQNTREVLDSCPMYPEEVESQLEAIFDDFKVAAVKTGMLADADIVSVVARKLKSERIRNLVVDPVLVSKSGARLLTVEGAEVMVKKLFPLAALITPNLPEAETLSGMKIKSEEDYRKAAQKLLGFGPHAVVIKGGHRGGDANDFFFDGKKSFWLKARRAKAKAVHGSGCIFSAAICANLARGRPLFASVSAAKGFMNRLLASPLKPGRGHWAADPLLQSR